The Mauremys reevesii isolate NIE-2019 linkage group 13, ASM1616193v1, whole genome shotgun sequence genome contains a region encoding:
- the LOC120379958 gene encoding olfactory receptor 10A2-like, whose translation MEDPGIENETIVGTLILLGFDDLHDLQIFLFPLFFMVYLATTAGNILIIITVSADRSLHTPMYFFLGNLSFLEILYTSNIAPRMLVDLLRQDKCISFTGCITQLYVFCALGTVECFLLMLMSYDRYLAICQPLHYADSMNWHLCIKLAAGTWVWGFLLAAVLQLLLAKSLTLCGRNEIDHFFCDLTPLLKLSCSDTYMVEVAIFVSCCIVSLIPFLLTISSYIHILLAVLKIPSKSGKQRTFSTCSSHLIVVTTFYGALTVTYIVSTGSQSIHLNKILSLLYVVVTPLFNPIVYSLRNKEVKEALRKLISKVIPFPDWSNIPHQFFFTRKA comes from the coding sequence ATGGAGGACCCTGGAATTGAAAATGAAACCATTGTGGGCACATTGATACTCCTGGGCTTCGACGATCTCCATGATCTGCAGATTTTCCTCTTTCCCCTCTTCTTCATGGTGTATCTAGCGACCACAGCGGGGAATATCCTCATTATAATCACAGTATCAGCTGATCGCAGTCTTCACACTcctatgtacttcttcctgggtaACCTCTCCTTCCTGGAGATCCTGTACACCTCTAACATTGCCCCCAGGATGCTTGTGGACTTACTGAGACAGGACAAATGTATTTCCTTTACCGGCTGTATCACACAGTTATACGTCTTCTGTGCATTAGGGACTGTTGAGTGTTTTCTCCTGATGCTCATGTCTTATGATCGGTACCTGGCCATTTGTCAGCCTCTACACTATGCCGACTCAATGAACTGGCATCTTTGCATTAAGCTGGCTGCTGGGACGTGGGTTTGGGGATTTCTCTTGGCTGCTGTGTTGCAATTGCTTCTGGCAAAATCTTTAACTCTTTGTGGACGTAATGAAATCGaccatttcttttgtgacttGACTCCATTGCTGAAATTGTCCTGCTCTGACACGTACATGGTGGAGGTAGCGATTTTTGTCTCATGTTGCATTGTATCACTGATCCCCTTCCTTCTGACCATCTCATCCTACATTCATATCCTCCTGGCTGTCCTCAAAATCCCATCAAAGAGTGGGAAGCAGAGAACGTTCTCCACCTGTAGCTCTCACCTCATAGTAGTCACCACTTTCTATGGGGCGCTGACTGTTACATACATTGTGTCCACGGGGTCTCAGTCCATTCATCTCAACAAAATCCTTTCCCTGCTCTACGTCGTTGTGACTCCACTGTTCAATCCCATTGTGTATAgtctgaggaacaaggaggttaAAGAAGCATTGAGGAAACTCATAAGCAAGGTCATCCCTTTCCCTGACTGGTCAAATATTCCTCACCAATTCTTCTTTACAAGAAaagcctga
- the LOC120379959 gene encoding olfactory receptor 5V1-like, which translates to MEHVGVTDKENQIAITEFILLGFGDFHEMQPLLFVTFLFIYTITMSGNIVIVLVIAADHNLHTPMFFFLGNLSFLEICYTTTIVPKMLRSFLPVREMILFMGCVAQLYIFGSLAVTECLLLSVMSYNRYLVICHPLSYASVMNFKVCLQLAAGCWITGFLTPIAMMVLTFTLPFCASKEVGHFFCDFMPLLKLSCTDTHLVEFLSFTVSACVTLVPFLLTLISYYRIILIIRRIPSTTGKQKAFSTCSSHLLVVSIFYGTIIIVYGAPVGNQSPALNKAFSLLYTVISPMFNPLIYSLRNKEVKGALRKVEAKCSLS; encoded by the coding sequence ATGGAGCATGTGGGTGTAACTGATAAAGAGAATCAAATAGCCATCACAGAATTCATTCTTCTGGGGTTTGGAGACTTCCATGAAATGCAGCCCTTACTCTTTGTGACATTTTTATTCATCTACACCATAACCATGTCCGGCAACATCGTAATTGTTCTGGTGATAGCAGCTGATCACAATCTACATACCCCCATGTTCTTCTTCCTGGGTAACTTATCTTTCCTGGAGATCTGCTACACCACCACCATTGTCCCCAAGATGCTAAGAAGTTTCCTTCCAGTGAGGGAAATGATTTTATTCATGGGTTGTGTAGCCCAGTTGTACATTTTTGGATCTTTGGCAGTCACTGAGTGCCTCCTTTTATCAGTCATGTCCTACAATCGCTATTTAGTGATATGCCATCCCTTGTCTTATGCATCTGTTATGAACTTTAAGGTTTGCCTTCAGCTAGCAGCTGGTTGTTGGATAACTGGCTTCCTGACTCCTATAGCAATGATGGTCTTGACTTTTACGTTGCCTTTCTGTGCTTCCAAGGAGGTTGgccatttcttttgtgatttcaTGCCTCTGTTAAAACTTTCCTGTACTGACACTCATTTGGTTGAATTTCTGTCTTTCACAGTGTCTGCCTGTGTGACCCTAGTCCCATTTCTACTAACCTTGATTTCCTACTATAGGATCATCTTGATCATCCGGAGGATCCCTTCCACCACTGGGAAGCaaaaagccttctccacctgctcctcacaCCTCCTGGTTGTTTCGATTTTCTATGGCACCATCATTATAGTTTATGGAGCCCCTGTAGGTAACCAGTCACCAGCTTTAAACAAGGCCTTCTCCCTGCTCTATACAGTCATCTCTCCCATGTtcaaccccctcatctacagtctgaggaacaaggaggtcAAAGGTGCCCTGCGAAAGGTGGAAGCGAAGTGTTCACTTTCCTAA